Sequence from the Crassostrea angulata isolate pt1a10 chromosome 9, ASM2561291v2, whole genome shotgun sequence genome:
tattgttttcgtactgtttcttcttatttttttccacaaattttgtgcacgcgatttctcagaaactattcagccgattttgaccattttttcacagatgattgccacaggtcataattctagacattttttgacattttgaaatcATCACTTCCAGTACCGAGTTATGGcggtttttctatttttttacgacctattttgtttctcagaaactattagagatatgaatacgaaattttcaggataggtagtctatagtttgaagttgtgcactattatattgttttatgcCAGTGGCGCTATTTCattgagctcgcctaggcacgaaaattgggtacaaattttcattcaaaattttcatacgttttgatctgtatctttttatcagttgatattttttttaataatatataacaaaagtggtagaaaatCAGAAGTTCTTTCCAATAAAATCACGAAAAAgaggctggcccctttaattagggacccAGAGattcgtaaagtctattacgaataacttgaaaacgataaatataattttgttatgcattatagaatcaaagttgttgaacaCTACATTATTGGTTTGAAaaaagtcatcgtcaggcccatgtttgacgtaattagggatttttattcattatcttaattttttttttggtgtgtgttaattatgaaattgtatcgatatttcatggtatcattttttttttaaaaatcggacggaagacctattcgttactcgtaacgaagTCGTATCTAGTTACtattacattttatatcaattagaATTTAAACCaatttacaatgtatttatGATGTGTCATTTTTGTCAAAGGTCTCTTGTGTGTGTTATCTGATCCAGATGAAAAAGTTGTAGTTTAATATTTTGACGATTTTAAAGTTTCAGACTTAAATCCACTAAGTATGATTCCACTTATTTCATACGAAAATTTGTTGTAATTCAGAGCTTTATAGAAACTGACAAGGCTGAAATCTACACAATGAATTTCTACCCAGTATATTGATCGTTcgaaacctaagaaaaataaaaataaaaaagatgatgTCAAACTCATACTGCCATACCAGACAACTAGACTATTTCTTTAATTAGTCTTTAATTTTGATAACAGAAAGATGTagatgacaataacaaaccgtcaaccatctcattaatccataaaacgaaatacaaattcaaagcagagcaacacggacctctaaatagatagaggtagaaTCAGGTGCCTAGAAGGAGTgcgcatcctctgctgacctgtcacacccgccgtgtgctctttgtcgtaatcgggaaaataacggaaaaatctgtagacaattaggtgattaattatggtgtaacaattagtatgaaaaacttcagtcagcatgcgatccagtggaagattgtatttgctgacaaggtcgttatATCGACCATAGCACTtacaaaaagatgacttcaaaagagttttgttttatcaacttgtttgttagtagcttgcctcgccttaaaaactgttcatacgaagaacatgtccttgcgtatcgaatcaactgagagacaaaaacaccaaatataaacaatgaaatttttttatgacgCTTCATGCGGGCTATGAAGTTAGTGATCATTACAGAagaaatttacataaataaaaaaatatcgcAAAATGTCAATGTTTAATTTACTTCatgtttgttaatgtgtttAGTCGGCCAAccatcatttattaaaaaaaataaagatttgttTTCCCAAATATATGACATTTTTACAGAATTGGCTAAAATTTTTACCAAGAATATAACGCAGCAATTGTTTCAccatagattttttaaagataattataAGCTCAAAGTTACGCGTTTTGATTATCTAATTTATTAAcaataatgtaatttaataacatgataatgaatttttgacaatatattcaaaataaaaataacatataacgCGGCCAAGTAAAGAGGAAAATGTCATTCTTTAGTGGATTTAAATCAATCATTTTAACTGTAACTTTGGAAAAATGTTTCAGTAGAGAaaataacaagtgaaaagctgtcaatgtgacagcaaaccgggttttttatgtgaactgtatccaatATCCATGTCAActctgaattgataaacactacctaacGTATTCAGTGAAATGGTGTACCAcctatgcaatattttgccaaaaaatgactaagttctaAAGCTGTtatgttttcataaattatcagaaatcaaattcCTTGCAATATTCACACCAATTGATcagcaaaagaacaacttcctgtcttgaaaactgtaggaggagttattcgTACTATAAGGGTAccatttatgcaatattttgccaaaaatgacgaagttcaaaagctggtaattttttcataaattatcagaaaacaaAATCCTAGTAATGTGCACCCCTCTGATACATGTTCAACTGATTTGCGAAAGAAGAACTTCCtgtcttaaaaactgtaggagcaTTATCCGCACAttaagggtaccctatatgcaatattatgcccaaaaaatgactaagttcaaaagctggtatttctttcataaattatcagatatcaaaatcctagcaatatgcacacctctgatatatgtacaattgatctgcaaaggAATAACTTCCTTGTAGAAAACTGTGGAAGGTTTAactgtacaatgagggtacacTTTCAGCAGCCGCCCGTCCgccatttttaccatttttaataaccggatttttccgttggaaaccCGGTAACAACCAATAAGATGATAAGACTCAAATAAATGAGTATAATCGGGTGGTTTATCTGCTTTACTTGCTAGTAAgcttacattgtacatgtattttgatgatCAATCATATGCATAAGTTAGTTAAAAAGGGAACCTAgcttaaaattgttttacaaCCAATCCTGCATTCATTTTATCCAAACAttataataagttttaaaaaaaagtacaaaaatttcatttccTGAAGTTGTAATAACAGTAAATGTGTgataaagtttaattttaaattaatggaaatatttttaatcaagaGAAACTTCGTAAAGATGTTCCGTTAGGACCTGATGAAGGTACTTATTTCCTAATATAAACAAGTCAAACGTTCTGCAaaacattatttcaaaatttatatcagtttgaatatctaaaaatataactgtattatttcttacggaaatttttatttcagtgcACAGCTCTATAGAAATAGACAGGTCTAAAACCTACACATTCCAGTTCAAACCAGTTTATTTAACAGTCGAAACCTTCAGAAACCTAGTAAAATCACGATCTGCACGAATTAATCATGTACAGGAATcattttatacgatataaaatggtttgaaacagtttccgcttttttataaaccgcttcaaGGAATCTGTAACCgaaatctttattttattaatcatcATAATTGAAAGGAAACTTAAGGCTGCTGAGattctttttacaattttgaagaaatgacGGGAAATGTGTTCGTTTACTCttgattttaaacaattacTAAAATAGTAACTATTTCTATTTCTAAGCCTTTTTTTAGAATTACCAACAATTATCAATGTCAAAGAGAGTCCACTTCCTGAATCACATTATATATCAAAATGTATATCTACTCAAAACCCTCTTTATTTTTTGcgcataaaagaaaatataatcaaCAAGGAAATTGAACTTTAAAAGATCGCAAACATTGTACCAGTACAGTAAATCTTTCAATCTGTATTATCTATGGCAAGTTAGTTTATAAAAGGTATCGACACAGTTCTTTATGTTGTCAAGTTATCACAATGATTATTCAAAATCGATTGAACGTAATCTTGAGATGTTTTATGAAAGATTGTGCAAAGATATTCACAGTCTGCCATAAACTGGTCTATTTCTCATACTACTATGGCGCCATTcaattcaataaacaaaaaaaatcaatttaacaaACCCAAATTAAGAGATATTGCTGTGTTATAACTTTTATTGAATTAGATAAGAATCGGTCGTCAAGATCGTTATTagatattttgtacataatcGAAATTTTAAGAAAGAGTGaaggaaaattaatatttttttttacaaaattatatatataagctTGTTGAAACCAACACATACTTTAGAGAAAGTCTTACTCAACGTCTTGATTTCAAACTTTAAAGGATACAGTCAGCTAGACAGGAAAATGTTGCATTCTACGAAACAAATTAAAGTTTTGTTATTATTAAATGGCCCCACAAACAAAGCAAATTGCTGCAATCAGCTGAAGTGGTAGTTCATGTCTATAATTGTTGTCAAATCAGAACAGAGCTTTCAATTTCAAGTTtgtaattgcaaaaaaatgttACGATGATcagctagaaaaaaaaaataaccaaaaaatatatattgcatggCTTAAGAATAACCGCCTCATATAATTGTGTACTGATTTGAGTGTTCGTTAATCGGACAAAATACTCATTCAGCATATCCGACAAGTACTTGAGTAACCGAAGACTCGATGACAAATCTCCTCCTTCAAAATAAAGATAAGTTATTATGAACCCTTTATGAATATTTCACAAGGAAAGGTTGCAAGCTGTACAAGAATAGGAAGAGAAAACAATACCAGCAGACTGAAGGTTTGGAAATTTGATATAAtgttttgcatatatatatatatatatatatatatatatatatatatatatatatatgttgtcatatgtttaatttttctatcaGAATTGCCATTCAGTACAAAAAATGCATTGGTTTTACATTGTATACATATTTATAAACGATTAATATTCTTCATAAGGCAGTCAAACATTCtcttacaaaaaattaatacttacttCAAAAGGTTacaaatttatttgtaaaagaccGTATTAAAAAAACGAGATACagaaaattctttgttttgaaactcgcttttgtttacttttattaGCTATATATTGGATTTAatattctttcaaaaaaaattcagatgaggCCCTTGCTTTTATATACACGATAAGATTTGTCATACAATGGATCCTCAACACAGCGGCCAGGATGTGTTGCGGTGTGACCATTGTGAAGCACTTGCCCCAAAATTATACTGTGACATCTGTCATCATAACCTTTGTAAGAAATGTGTGGGAGAACACATCTTGGACGAATCAAAAAAACACAACGTAGTGCCATTTAAAAACCGTAGATCGACAGTTTTTTATCCTATTTGTCCTAAACATACAACAAAGCAATGCGAGCTATTTTGTGAACAATGTGCTAGCCCTATTTGCTCAAGTTGTGTGTCTTCAAGCGACCATAATAGACAcaaatttcttgatatttttgaaagGCAAAGAGAAGATTTACAAAAAGATTTGCATGAATTGGAAACATATATTTATCCAAGATATCAACAGATGGCATCCAACATCATTGCCCAGAAAGCTGATCTGTGTCaaaattcccaaaaattgaccATAAACTTAAACAAACAAAGAGAAACATGGCAAAAAGAAATAGACACTATAATCAGCAACCTTAAATCTAATGCTAAAGAAATGGAAACCAAACAACTTGGCCTTTTGAAAAACCAGGAAGATAACATTTCACGCACTATTTGCGAAATCACACAGAATATTGTTGATCTTAAGAAGTTACTTGACTCCAAGGACATGTGCCTTCTTGTCCATGAATATAAATCCAGGAACGCTGAATTTAGAAAATTTCCTCCTCAATGCAAGGTTTCGTTACCAATTTTTTCTCCACATCCAATCGACACGGAACAAGTTCAAAAGCAATTTGGTACGCTGTCCTCAAAAGAGCATGTTTACGACAATGAAGGTACAGATTCTGGCGCCATTCCTTCAAACAGCCCACTGCTAGATGTCCCCCAGATCAAAACGACCATAAACACAGCTATAGGCCATAGCTTTATAAACAGCGTGGCTTGTCGTAGTGGAGAGGAAATATGGACCTGTGGTGTTGACAGCATTATGATTATGAAACTACATAATCTCCAGGGACAACTATTGAAGTCCATCGAAACCAAGTCAAGAAACGTGCCTTctgacatagcagtgacaagagATGGTtctctagtttatactgatccAAGTGACAGAACTGTTAACATAGTGAAGAATGCAAAACCTCAGGaagtgatcagactacagggATGGAGGCCTCGAAGTGCCTGTGTCGCCAAGTCTGGTGACCTTCTGGTGATCATGCTCAGCGACGACATTCAAAGAACTAAAGTTGTACGTTATTCTGGCTCCATAAAGAAGCAAACCATTCAATTCAATGACAAAGGTCAACCTCTTTATTCATCTGGCCCCACCAAAAAATGTATCACAGAGAACAGGAatctagatatctgtgtgtccgACTACATGGCCGGTTCAGTTATAGTGGTCGATCAGATTGGAAATCTCAGATTTACATACACTGGTCAACCGACAAAGAGACAATTTGACCCGATAGGCGTGGCTACAGACAGCCAGAGCCGTATCCTGACAGCGGGCAGCAATGATTACCGAATCCATATCATCGATCAAAACGGAAAATTTCTTCGGTTCATTGACAATTGTCATTTGCAAAATCCATGTGATTTATGCATGGATACCAAGGACAACCTCTTTGTAGCTGAGAACAGAATTGGGAAAGTGAAGAAAATTCAGTATTGTGGAACCATCATTCGTTGAACGCAAATTTTTGTAGACAGTTGGTGATGGAAGAAATCTGATAAAAACCAATTTGTGATCAGCTCTAGAAATACTATGTAGGACATGATTGTTTCTGTAAATTACTATATAACAtgacaataaaaaaagtatTCACAACTATGATTGTTAATTGTTACATTTTCACGATTTATAGGCAACTTGTAACTGTTATATCTTGATTATCATAATGTCAGCAAAACACACTAAAGATTTTATGAACAATGTACAGCTGCCAATGTTTAAATTGCAGACATATATTGTCCTCATTCATCGaagtaattaaaatttaaaagtggggtcttatttttgtttttccaaCAGGGTAGAAATACAACcacttttaaagtttaattactTCGATGAATGAGGACAATGAACAAATTCAACAATTATACGACTTGACATGCATATTGTTTCTTACAAGAAAAGTAAAAACACTCGAGTGTTTGACTTACAATATATTAATTCTTCTATTTTTACTTCTGTAAAATATCGTTTGACTTTTCTTGTatcaatacaaatatacaatgcattaaacacaatatatttacatgtgcTTGACTTGAAAAGGTTTCATCTTATTTCTCTTATGTGAATTTAAAGTGAAAAAGGTATGCATAACATGAACcttcagcatacattaaaaaaatcaatacccATTGCTTGCTATGAAAAAGTGTAACGAAACAGTGTTAGTTACTAATTTCAAAAAGTCTTCTTTAAAATGAAAGATTTGTAAGAATACAAATGTCCCAGTATTGTTGAGAGGTGCTCGACTGCCATCGATGTAAAGAATGTATAGAAATGTAtgcatacatgcattttaaatCAACCACGTGATCTAAATGAAAAAAGGTCACTAGACCAATTACCTGGTATCGCCATGGTGGATTGAAATAAAGGTTTGTAATATGTGTGTCATTGATAGCACATTTATGTACCGTTACTTCAAAAGTTTAAATGTTCTTGAACGATGCATGAAGAAACGAATTTCTTCAAGAAGTTTTGACAACTTTCGATAtatttgtggggttttttttatttaaatacagatTTGTTTTCGTAGTTGCTAGACTGCAGAGGAATAATGTTAAGAATTCATAAAAGAGGCATAATAATGATATGTTCAACTCATTGATTATCATGGCATAAGTACGTTGTCGTTGTGTCTTTGCACACTACATATATTGAAGATAAGTTTGAATAGGACGGGTTGTCGCAATGGCTACTCGcagacaaaatattttaatatataattgatCAATTCTTAGCTCTCTGAATGTCTTGTGTTTCTCAACAatctagaaaaaataaaaacgttatatTCACCTACATGTGACTTAGGAGGtcaataaaacatttgatttttgctACATAGGACCAATGAAATAtcgcattttttaatttgttcagtTATGACTTAAAACTAAAGTCTTCGCTAGATAATGTTTGTATCAATTCGTCGCTGAATCATATGATAAAACAGTTATGACTGCTTTTGATCAATACGATAATTCACGTACCCTTAAATGTACAATATTCGCCGAGCCGTCTAGTCAAAAACAGGAATAATTTTTGGTTTTGACCCTATTTGTTAACCTAATGTTTCCGTacttctttaaataaaagttttacagACTATAGTCAATGTTATGTTATGGTAATATCTCTTAGTTCGGTAAATGTTCATTGTATCATTCAGACTATGGACCCAAGTAGAAGTAACCAGGATGTCTTACAATGTCATCTTTGTGAGGTGCCTGTTCCTTCATATCATTGTGATTTTTGCCACTCCAACCTCTGTAAAACCTGTGCTGGAAAACATCTCTTGGATGAAACTAAAGAACATAGGGTGTTGCCAATCAAACAGCAAAAATCGACTACTGATCACCCAATATGtacaaaacatgttaaaaacaaatatgaattctttTGTAAAGAGTGTAAAATTTCTATTTGTACAAGATGTTGACTACTGGTGACCATCAAGAACACAAATTAATTGACTTCTTTGAAAACATTCGAAGAAAGAAGGGAGTCATTCCAAAAGATTTAAAGGAATTGGAGAAATGCAAATACCCCAGGTATCAGATAATTGCATCGAGTATCTCATCTCGGAAATCCGATTTGAGGAAAAACtccaagaaattgaaaatagctGGTTTGTAAAGAGGAAAGGATTGGCATAAAGAACGAATCATAGGGAAACTTGAATATGATGTCGATGAAATGGAAGCCCAACAGTTAGATGTCCTAAACGAACAGGAAGATAAAGTTACACGCACCAGTTCTGAAATCTCACAAAGCATTGCTGATCTGACAAAATTAGTGGACTCTGATGACACTGACTCTGTCTCTTCATATACATCTAGAAATGAAGAATTAAGACAAATGTCTCTTCTACTTACGGTTTACCTGCCAGTTTTCTCACCTCCAAAGATCGACACTGAACAACTCTTTAGAGAATTTGAATCTATATCAGCTCTTTCCATCGCAGCAGAAGAaattgttatacccctgtaaaacagttactatataactctaaaAGTCCAGTATTTTGACTGTTCGACAGGAACGGTTGGATTGGAACGGTTAAAATCAACTGTtaaaaagactgttgaccggtgacgtTACATTTCGCGAAAACGAGTAACtgattagaaggggtataataaaacagttgttgactgtgtctcggTCAACAGTTTACCTGTCgggccggtgtaatgaagaacaatgacccccgtagaataatgaccgggggtcatttttcgacgtagaataatgacccccctagctgaagaataattggatttttctgaagaaaaaagacccaggggttatttttcttcatgttaaacatgaagaaaaatgacccccatagaaaaatgccccccccccgtattggttaccccgtaaataaatcgctgtatatagtttttcatttcCGTAAGCAAGCACacacaaaacactcttacattgccacaaattgattgttaacagttacgcaacttctctcgtcgacatacggcgggaaatgacgcaaataaagaaagattcatacacaatgaggatattgtgtgataattaacgaacaataatcatgcaagaataattgttgtaataatataagcaatatttattGGTGAATGATTTGTCAATctaagaatgatacatgtatatatctttatggaaaaagactaagggggcaggtatatgaatacttcttatcTACATTTCAtgaggaaagtgattttttaataatcattttgCATTAGTtgtgttttcttctacgtaatacatgaacatcaatattcttaacatttgttgtaatgttgtatttgtgaccatgaatagactttattcttttatagcaaatgtgtgaagagtacctgactattcaaggtatcacaccggtaatcggccaatcaaaattatcacaccggtaatcggccaatcaaaaggtattgtagttccatatatacttcaggattatttttttccttgactgcatttttacattttcctttactcagttttaaaaattattgtacCACTGAGTAgcatatttcatgtattttgttaggtgatgatcttttttcacagggactacttctttcagggcacatgcagcagcttcctggggagtgtgcagtctgtttacatacaaatggaaaacacgtggttttgagggtagacctgtttggagctagatattttgagaaaatgcagtatcgcttgccctttttatggtgttagctgatgagataggtaacaaatatCATTTCCgccgaatattttgtcatgaggaatacaaactgatttttaagaatttt
This genomic interval carries:
- the LOC128164095 gene encoding uncharacterized protein LOC128164095 — protein: MDPQHSGQDVLRCDHCEALAPKLYCDICHHNLCKKCVGEHILDESKKHNVVPFKNRRSTVFYPICPKHTTKQCELFCEQCASPICSSCVSSSDHNRHKFLDIFERQREDLQKDLHELETYIYPRYQQMASNIIAQKADLCQNSQKLTINLNKQRETWQKEIDTIISNLKSNAKEMETKQLGLLKNQEDNISRTICEITQNIVDLKKLLDSKDMCLLVHEYKSRNAEFRKFPPQCKVSLPIFSPHPIDTEQVQKQFGTLSSKEHVYDNEGTDSGAIPSNSPLLDVPQIKTTINTAIGHSFINSVACRSGEEIWTCGVDSIMIMKLHNLQGQLLKSIETKSRNVPSDIAVTRDGSLVYTDPSDRTVNIVKNAKPQEVIRLQGWRPRSACVAKSGDLLVIMLSDDIQRTKVVRYSGSIKKQTIQFNDKGQPLYSSGPTKKCITENRNLDICVSDYMAGSVIVVDQIGNLRFTYTGQPTKRQFDPIGVATDSQSRILTAGSNDYRIHIIDQNGKFLRFIDNCHLQNPCDLCMDTKDNLFVAENRIGKVKKIQYCGTIIR